One Candidatus Limnocylindrales bacterium genomic window carries:
- the mutS gene encoding DNA mismatch repair protein MutS — translation MSAASGNVTPARAGQRSGVGGAAPAAPEPAPTPSKAGRALWQGKLTPAMQQYLDVKRQHEDALVFFRMGDFYEMFFEDAEQAAELLDLTLTSRNRNDEHPIPMCGVPYHSVRPYVARLLEAGRKVAICEQLDPPEKGALVRREVTRIISPGTNLDEESLAPERANFLAALVSHGAGFGLAITDFSTGEVRATELSSVEAVVEELAALSPTELVMREREDAALIERLRTALPRCLIGDFAAADVEAGAAAAVDRVARGSEAARGAERAACQLLRAYVAATQGGNVSHLREPVRYDPRGFLHLDAATRRNLEILEAYDGSARGALVSVLDRCSTGMGRRALRSYLLRPLADLDAIGARLSVVEALVEDYALRSDLRDSLRRIGDLERLIGRIGAGTGGPRDVARLADALALVDLVRQRLQGAERAEALAPYAGELDPLPQVAERIRATLVDEPAAMVGKGEVIRGGFHEEVDRLRSISRDGKGWILAFEAEERARTGIGSLKVGFNKVFGYYIEITRANQHLAPASYTRKQTVANAERYITPELKARENEVLGAEERLNALEAHLLRDLMTELAPVQPSLGRTAAALAALDALAGLAEVAHQRGYVRPQLHESGELDIVGGRHPVVEARLGATFVPNDCRLGADSRLLMVITGPNMAGKSTYLRQVALIVLLAHCGSFVPATAARIPLVDRIFTRIGASDNLAAGQSTFMVEMSETAAILRDMTERSLVVLDEIGRGTSTFDGISIAWAVAEAMGKARAKTLFATHYHELAALEAEHDHVENFSVAVRRYKRGVIFLYRIVPGPTSGSFGIEVARLAGVPEPVIEKARTILARFESGQGIGPASSSQLSLFSSARSSATAAGAEAAEAFAARVAALDANAMTPLEALNLLARLVEEAKAAQ, via the coding sequence ATGAGCGCGGCGTCCGGGAACGTGACGCCGGCGCGCGCCGGCCAGCGCTCGGGCGTGGGAGGGGCAGCCCCCGCCGCGCCGGAGCCGGCCCCGACGCCGTCCAAAGCCGGCCGGGCGTTGTGGCAGGGCAAGCTGACGCCGGCCATGCAGCAGTACCTCGACGTCAAGCGGCAGCACGAGGACGCGCTCGTCTTCTTCCGCATGGGCGACTTCTACGAGATGTTCTTCGAGGATGCCGAGCAGGCGGCCGAGCTGCTGGACCTGACGCTGACCTCGCGCAACCGCAACGACGAGCACCCCATCCCGATGTGCGGCGTGCCGTATCATTCGGTGCGTCCCTACGTGGCCCGCCTCCTCGAGGCGGGACGCAAGGTCGCGATCTGCGAGCAGCTCGATCCGCCCGAGAAGGGCGCGCTGGTGCGGCGAGAGGTCACGCGCATCATCTCGCCCGGCACCAATCTGGACGAAGAGAGCCTGGCGCCCGAGCGCGCCAACTTCCTTGCCGCGCTGGTGTCGCACGGCGCGGGGTTCGGCCTGGCCATCACCGACTTCTCCACCGGCGAGGTGCGGGCCACCGAGTTGTCCTCGGTCGAGGCGGTGGTCGAGGAGCTGGCGGCGCTGTCGCCGACCGAGCTGGTCATGCGCGAGCGTGAAGACGCTGCGCTCATCGAGCGCCTGCGCACGGCGCTGCCGCGCTGTCTGATCGGCGATTTCGCGGCTGCGGACGTCGAAGCCGGCGCTGCGGCCGCAGTCGATCGCGTCGCACGAGGAAGCGAGGCCGCGCGCGGAGCCGAACGTGCCGCCTGCCAGCTGCTGCGCGCGTACGTGGCCGCCACGCAGGGCGGAAACGTCTCGCACCTTCGCGAGCCGGTGCGTTATGACCCGCGCGGCTTTCTGCATCTGGACGCGGCCACGCGCCGCAACCTGGAGATCCTCGAAGCGTACGACGGCAGCGCCCGCGGCGCGCTGGTGTCGGTGCTCGACCGCTGCTCCACCGGCATGGGCAGGCGCGCGCTGCGTTCCTACCTGCTGCGCCCGCTTGCCGACCTCGACGCCATCGGCGCGCGCTTGTCGGTGGTGGAGGCGCTGGTGGAAGACTACGCGCTCCGCAGCGACCTGCGCGACTCGCTGCGGCGCATCGGAGATCTGGAGCGCCTGATCGGCCGCATCGGCGCCGGCACCGGCGGCCCGCGCGACGTGGCACGCCTGGCCGACGCGCTCGCTCTGGTCGATCTGGTGCGCCAGCGACTGCAGGGGGCCGAGCGCGCCGAAGCGCTCGCGCCCTACGCCGGCGAGCTGGATCCGCTGCCGCAGGTTGCCGAGCGTATTCGCGCCACGCTCGTCGACGAGCCGGCCGCGATGGTGGGCAAGGGCGAAGTCATTCGCGGCGGCTTCCATGAGGAAGTCGACCGTCTGCGCTCGATCAGCCGCGACGGCAAGGGGTGGATCCTCGCGTTCGAAGCCGAGGAGCGTGCAAGGACCGGCATCGGCTCGCTCAAGGTCGGCTTCAACAAGGTGTTCGGCTACTACATCGAGATCACACGGGCCAACCAGCACCTGGCGCCGGCCTCCTACACACGCAAGCAGACGGTGGCCAACGCCGAGCGCTACATCACGCCCGAGCTCAAGGCGCGCGAGAACGAGGTGCTCGGGGCCGAGGAGCGGCTGAATGCGCTCGAGGCGCACCTGCTGCGCGATCTGATGACCGAGCTTGCGCCGGTGCAGCCGAGCCTTGGCCGCACCGCCGCCGCGCTGGCGGCGCTGGACGCGCTCGCTGGTCTGGCCGAGGTCGCGCATCAGCGCGGCTACGTGCGTCCGCAGCTCCACGAGAGCGGCGAGCTCGACATCGTCGGCGGGCGGCATCCGGTGGTGGAGGCCCGGCTAGGCGCGACGTTCGTGCCCAACGACTGCCGGCTCGGCGCCGACTCACGCCTGCTGATGGTGATCACCGGCCCCAACATGGCCGGCAAGTCGACCTACCTGCGGCAGGTCGCGCTCATCGTGCTGCTCGCGCACTGCGGCTCCTTCGTCCCGGCCACGGCGGCGCGCATTCCTCTGGTCGACCGCATCTTCACGCGCATCGGTGCCAGCGACAATCTGGCCGCGGGCCAGTCGACGTTCATGGTCGAGATGAGCGAGACTGCGGCGATCCTCCGGGACATGACCGAGCGCAGCCTGGTCGTCCTCGACGAGATCGGCCGCGGAACCTCCACCTTCGACGGCATCTCGATTGCCTGGGCCGTGGCCGAGGCCATGGGCAAGGCGCGCGCCAAGACCCTGTTCGCCACGCACTACCACGAGCTGGCGGCGCTGGAGGCCGAGCACGACCACGTCGAGAACTTCTCGGTCGCGGTGCGGCGCTACAAGCGCGGCGTGATCTTCCTGTACCGCATCGTTCCGGGGCCGACCAGTGGCAGCTTCGGCATCGAGGTCGCCCGTCTTGCGGGCGTGCCCGAGCCGGTGATCGAGAAGGCCCGTACAATTCTGGCCAGGTTCGAGAGCGGCCAGGGAATCGGCCCTGCAAGCAGCAGCCAGCTCAGTCTTTTCTCCAGCGCCAGGTCTTCCGCCACGGCCGCCGGCGCCGAGGCGGCCGAGGCGTTTGCCGCACGCGTGGCGGCGCTGGATGCCAACGCGATGACGCCGCTCGAAGCGCTCAACCTGCTGGCACGGCTGGTCGAGGAGGCCAAGGCGGCGCAGTAA
- a CDS encoding VWA domain-containing protein — protein sequence MRLRYTIWDGTQRVRLDPDAVFDRLAEHLGYSDDLAEAFDRLLREGMAGEEFEVAGIDELAAKVREAIEEFHNKYNLERSLAQPWNDLDEITGMEQEATERMPPGEKKRRRQQDLEGLSRILEEALMQMSRWPFDDRDARAAFEDLSERGDDIRRVERFQRRYRDQFHGPDSLDFEQTLEMLEFYERLRELERALLERDFDSIDPDAVREMLGQEIAEQILRLQQLARALTDAGYVVTKGGRYVLSPKGARRLGQIALREILHDLLADASGRHDTRKRGASEMHTEDAKPYEFGDPFVLDVAATVRAALSRGTGTPVAVQAADVHVKESHRLTRTATVLLLDMSWSMSWEGRFAAAKKVALAMETLMRTRFPRDYFGLVGFYTRAVELRPADLAEVTWNMGDPFTNLQDGLRLGADLLSRHPAATQQMIVITDGQPTAYFHEGRLFCEWPMSIGGLSTRATVETLKEVERVTRRGVRINTFMLDDSPPLRSFVQRMTAINKGRAFYTTPDQLGRFVLVDHVAKRKKVV from the coding sequence ATGCGGCTGCGCTACACCATCTGGGACGGCACCCAGCGCGTCCGTCTCGATCCGGATGCGGTCTTCGACCGCCTCGCCGAGCATCTCGGCTACAGCGACGACCTCGCCGAGGCCTTCGACCGTCTGCTGCGCGAAGGAATGGCCGGAGAGGAGTTCGAGGTCGCCGGCATCGACGAGCTGGCGGCCAAGGTGCGCGAGGCGATCGAGGAGTTCCACAACAAGTACAACCTGGAGCGATCGCTGGCGCAGCCGTGGAACGATCTCGACGAGATCACCGGGATGGAGCAGGAGGCGACCGAGCGGATGCCGCCGGGCGAGAAGAAGCGCCGGCGCCAGCAGGACCTGGAGGGCCTCTCGCGCATCCTCGAAGAGGCGCTCATGCAGATGTCGCGTTGGCCCTTCGACGACCGCGACGCGCGCGCGGCGTTCGAGGACCTCTCCGAGCGCGGCGACGACATCCGGCGGGTCGAGCGCTTCCAGCGCCGCTACCGCGATCAGTTCCATGGCCCCGACAGCCTCGACTTCGAGCAGACCCTGGAGATGCTCGAGTTCTACGAGCGCCTGCGCGAGCTGGAGCGCGCGCTGCTCGAGCGCGACTTCGATTCGATCGATCCCGATGCGGTGCGCGAGATGCTCGGCCAGGAGATCGCCGAGCAGATCCTGCGCCTCCAGCAGCTCGCCCGCGCGCTGACCGACGCTGGCTATGTCGTGACCAAGGGCGGCCGCTACGTTCTCTCGCCCAAGGGCGCGCGGCGTCTGGGGCAGATCGCGCTGCGCGAAATCCTGCACGATCTGCTCGCCGACGCCTCGGGCCGCCACGACACGCGCAAGCGCGGCGCCAGCGAGATGCACACCGAGGACGCGAAGCCGTACGAGTTCGGCGATCCTTTCGTCCTGGACGTGGCCGCCACCGTCCGTGCGGCGCTGTCCCGCGGCACCGGCACGCCGGTTGCCGTGCAGGCGGCCGACGTCCACGTCAAGGAAAGCCACCGCCTGACGCGCACCGCCACCGTGCTGCTGCTCGACATGAGCTGGTCGATGAGCTGGGAAGGACGCTTCGCCGCGGCCAAGAAGGTCGCGCTGGCGATGGAAACGCTGATGCGCACGCGCTTCCCGCGCGACTACTTCGGCCTGGTCGGCTTCTACACGCGCGCGGTCGAGCTGCGGCCCGCCGATCTGGCCGAGGTCACCTGGAACATGGGCGACCCGTTCACCAACCTGCAGGACGGGCTGCGCCTGGGCGCCGACCTGCTTTCGCGCCATCCGGCGGCCACGCAACAGATGATCGTCATCACCGACGGCCAACCCACCGCCTACTTCCACGAGGGCCGCCTGTTCTGCGAGTGGCCGATGAGCATCGGCGGCCTGTCGACGCGCGCGACCGTGGAAACGCTCAAGGAAGTCGAACGCGTCACGCGGCGCGGCGTTCGCATCAACACGTTCATGCTCGACGACAGCCCGCCGCTGCGCTCGTTCGTGCAGCGCATGACGGCGATCAACAAGGGACGGGCCTTCTACACCACGCCCGACCAGCTCGGCCGTTTCGTGCTCGTCGACCACGTGGCCAAGCGCAAGAAGGTCGTATGA
- the glnD gene encoding [protein-PII] uridylyltransferase has protein sequence MAITDAGGTRAMLLPAPGSVGGKLSDVAREYVQAVRAELEAAHWAGANGIDTVTRLASSLDHLIRFLFDASIERYARRYARTRQHCAVFALGGYGRREQCPYSDVDLLVLHSGGVTPFVETVTESLLYTLWDARLQVGHAVRDAAECVSLGQSDLTIKTALLDGRFLCGSPELAGDYETAVRRKLASTDVEGFTAAKMEESRSRRSRYGGSVFILEPNVKEGHGGVRDLNAALWIARVIRDVGDLEGLREQDIVTSKEYEELSASREFLLRTRNSLHFLTSNKNDHLTFERQLAVGQRFGYQAEGNNSIGDMFMRDYYHHAAVMARITDDIVDRLLSAPERRTGLLRRLVSQRNLRSGVSILNDRLVVDEKVLDADPVNLIAIFRDCQRHDVRLASRTRELVRQKAATLTPEVAQSKAAVDIFFDILRAKEGVYDTLAQMNRLGVLGKLIPEFGRLFCMVQHDYYHVYTVDEHSLIGIRELEALRNGELAHKSPFLTQTMRDCDRPELLFLAMMFHDLGKGYGGDHDERGALMVRDIADRLSMHEDDRGTLEFLVRNHLTMSMLAQTRDIEDPALVMDFAAQVGTAENLSLLYLLTFADMRAVGPQIWNGWKDHLLAELYRRTVEVFEKGQITEADMESRAERTRRRLIERAAGQAESARLSSFLQTLPTSYFLGNPDERIIDHWRLYESVGNALFRYGVEHFPERGFTEFTICAHDRRGLFKDMVGALSAHGLNILNARLVTTSEGWALDVFRIEHLATGADATSPELWEQVGETLEGVFAGVVDVEEMVRKALMGRTRRVGEKAARRTYARVEIDNRLSKDFTVIDVYAADRPALLFLVSNEMFRVGLDIHMAKISTHLTEVLDVFYVTDSHGRKVEDQDRLNAIGDSIIAALTTDAATPRPQAAPYQVSI, from the coding sequence ATGGCGATCACGGACGCAGGCGGTACGCGTGCGATGCTGCTGCCCGCGCCCGGCAGCGTCGGCGGCAAGCTCTCCGACGTCGCTCGCGAGTACGTCCAAGCGGTGCGTGCCGAGCTCGAGGCCGCGCACTGGGCCGGCGCCAACGGCATCGACACCGTCACGCGGCTGGCCTCCAGCCTCGACCATCTCATCCGTTTTCTTTTCGACGCCTCGATCGAGCGCTACGCGCGCCGCTACGCGCGCACCCGCCAGCACTGCGCCGTCTTCGCGCTCGGCGGCTACGGCCGCCGCGAGCAGTGCCCCTACTCGGACGTGGACCTGCTGGTGCTGCACTCGGGCGGCGTCACGCCGTTCGTGGAGACCGTCACCGAATCGTTGCTGTACACGCTGTGGGATGCGCGCCTGCAGGTCGGCCATGCCGTGCGCGATGCGGCCGAATGCGTCAGCCTCGGCCAGAGCGATCTGACCATCAAGACGGCGCTTCTGGACGGCCGCTTCCTGTGCGGCAGTCCGGAGCTGGCCGGCGACTACGAGACGGCGGTGCGCCGAAAGCTGGCGTCGACCGACGTCGAGGGCTTCACCGCCGCCAAGATGGAGGAGTCCCGCAGCCGGCGGTCGCGCTACGGGGGCTCGGTTTTCATCCTGGAGCCGAACGTCAAGGAAGGGCACGGCGGCGTTCGCGACCTGAACGCGGCGCTGTGGATCGCGCGCGTCATCCGCGACGTCGGCGACCTCGAGGGGCTTCGCGAGCAGGACATCGTCACGAGCAAGGAGTACGAGGAGCTGTCGGCGTCGCGCGAGTTCCTCCTGCGCACGCGCAACTCGCTGCACTTCCTGACCAGCAACAAGAACGATCATCTGACGTTCGAGCGCCAGCTGGCGGTGGGGCAGCGGTTCGGCTACCAGGCCGAGGGCAACAACTCCATCGGCGACATGTTCATGCGCGACTACTACCATCACGCGGCGGTGATGGCGCGCATCACCGACGACATCGTCGACCGGTTGCTGAGCGCACCGGAGCGGCGGACGGGCCTGCTGCGGCGCCTGGTCAGCCAGCGCAACCTGCGCAGCGGCGTCAGCATACTGAACGACCGACTCGTCGTCGACGAGAAGGTGCTGGATGCGGACCCGGTGAACCTCATCGCGATCTTCCGCGACTGCCAGCGCCACGACGTGCGCCTGGCATCGCGCACGCGCGAGCTGGTGCGACAGAAGGCGGCGACGCTGACGCCCGAAGTGGCGCAGTCCAAGGCCGCCGTCGACATCTTCTTCGACATCCTGAGGGCCAAGGAAGGCGTCTACGACACGCTGGCGCAGATGAACCGGCTGGGCGTGCTCGGAAAGCTCATTCCCGAGTTCGGGCGCCTCTTCTGCATGGTCCAGCACGACTACTACCACGTCTACACCGTGGACGAGCATTCGCTGATCGGCATCCGCGAGCTGGAGGCGCTGCGAAACGGCGAGCTTGCGCACAAGAGCCCGTTCCTGACGCAGACCATGCGTGACTGCGACCGGCCCGAGCTGCTCTTCCTGGCCATGATGTTCCACGACCTAGGCAAGGGCTACGGCGGCGACCACGATGAGCGCGGCGCGCTGATGGTGCGCGACATCGCCGACCGCCTCTCCATGCACGAGGACGACCGCGGCACGCTCGAATTCCTGGTGCGCAACCACCTGACGATGTCGATGCTCGCGCAGACGCGCGACATCGAGGATCCGGCGCTCGTCATGGACTTCGCCGCGCAGGTCGGCACCGCCGAGAACCTGAGCCTGCTCTACCTGCTGACGTTCGCCGACATGCGTGCGGTGGGCCCGCAGATCTGGAACGGCTGGAAGGACCATCTTCTGGCCGAGCTGTACCGGCGCACAGTCGAGGTGTTCGAGAAGGGGCAGATCACCGAAGCCGACATGGAAAGCCGCGCCGAGCGCACGCGGCGCCGCCTGATCGAACGCGCGGCCGGCCAGGCCGAGAGCGCGCGTCTGTCCTCGTTCCTGCAGACGCTTCCCACGTCCTACTTCCTCGGCAATCCCGACGAGAGGATCATCGACCACTGGCGGCTCTACGAATCGGTCGGCAACGCGCTCTTCCGCTACGGCGTCGAGCACTTCCCCGAACGCGGCTTCACCGAGTTCACGATCTGCGCGCACGACCGCCGCGGCCTGTTCAAGGACATGGTCGGAGCGCTTTCGGCGCACGGCCTCAACATCCTCAATGCGCGGCTGGTCACCACCTCCGAGGGCTGGGCGCTGGACGTCTTTCGCATCGAGCATCTGGCCACCGGCGCCGACGCCACCTCGCCGGAGCTGTGGGAGCAGGTCGGCGAGACGCTCGAGGGCGTCTTCGCCGGAGTGGTCGACGTCGAGGAGATGGTGCGCAAGGCCTTGATGGGGCGCACGCGCCGCGTCGGCGAGAAGGCGGCGCGGCGCACGTATGCACGCGTGGAGATCGACAACCGGCTCTCCAAGGATTTCACCGTCATCGACGTCTATGCCGCCGACCGTCCGGCGCTCCTGTTCCTGGTGTCGAACGAGATGTTCCGCGTGGGCCTGGACATCCACATGGCCAAGATCTCGACACATCTGACCGAGGTGCTCGATGTCTTCTACGTCACCGATTCGCACGGACGAAAGGTCGAGGACCAGGATCGGCTCAATGCGATCGGAGACTCGATCATTGCCGCGCTGACCACGGACGCGGCGACGCCGCGCCCGCAGGCGGCGCCCTATCAGGTCAGCATCTGA
- a CDS encoding AAA family ATPase codes for MQRPATLAELQASGYRTRSVRDEMRENLLALLASEEGARAVFGGIVGYEETVIPEIENAVLSGHHMVLLGERGQAKTRLIRALINLLDEQVPAIAGCEIHDDPFAPVCAVCRRRAAAEGGELPVVWIARDARYGEKLATPDVTVADLIGEIDPIKIAEGRYLSDEEAIHFGIIARTHRGIFAINELPDLTEKVQVGLFNLMEERDLQIKGHKIRLPLDVVVVATANPEDYTSRGRIVTPLKDRFDVQIRTHYPRTVAEEIAIMEQEVAGSDRSGRPVRVPDFMKEVIARMTMEARKAPEVNQSSGVSVRVSINNYETILANAEKRAVRCGESEIVPRISDLHALFASTNGKLELEYGLDSAKEAAVVDRLLSVAVKTVFDSRLSVAQLQPVLEYMGQGWGVAVSDSMPAADYLEGLSSIPGLREVIEHLGPFESPGLTAAAIEFVFEGLHLLKKLNRERQGGRLSYAA; via the coding sequence ATGCAGCGCCCTGCCACCCTCGCCGAGCTCCAGGCCAGCGGCTACCGGACGCGCAGCGTTCGCGACGAGATGCGCGAGAACCTCCTGGCGCTGCTGGCAAGCGAAGAGGGCGCGCGCGCGGTCTTCGGCGGCATCGTCGGCTACGAAGAGACGGTCATCCCCGAGATCGAGAACGCGGTTCTGTCGGGCCATCACATGGTGCTGCTCGGAGAGCGCGGTCAGGCCAAGACCCGTCTGATTCGCGCCCTCATCAACCTGCTCGACGAGCAGGTTCCCGCCATCGCCGGCTGCGAGATTCACGATGATCCTTTCGCTCCGGTGTGCGCCGTGTGCCGGCGCCGCGCCGCCGCCGAGGGCGGCGAACTGCCCGTGGTCTGGATCGCGCGCGATGCGCGCTACGGCGAGAAGCTGGCGACGCCCGACGTGACGGTTGCCGACCTCATCGGCGAGATCGATCCGATCAAGATCGCCGAGGGCCGCTACCTGTCCGACGAGGAGGCGATTCACTTCGGCATCATCGCGCGCACCCACCGTGGCATCTTCGCCATCAACGAGCTGCCCGACCTGACCGAGAAGGTGCAGGTGGGCCTGTTCAACCTGATGGAAGAGCGCGACCTGCAGATCAAGGGGCACAAGATCCGGCTGCCGCTGGACGTCGTGGTCGTGGCCACCGCCAATCCCGAGGACTACACCAGCCGCGGCCGCATCGTCACGCCGCTCAAGGACCGCTTCGACGTCCAGATCCGGACGCACTACCCGCGCACCGTCGCCGAAGAGATCGCGATCATGGAACAGGAGGTGGCCGGCTCCGATCGCAGCGGCCGGCCCGTGCGCGTCCCCGACTTCATGAAGGAAGTCATCGCGCGCATGACGATGGAAGCGCGCAAGGCGCCCGAGGTGAACCAGTCTTCGGGCGTGAGCGTGCGCGTGAGCATCAACAACTACGAGACGATTTTGGCCAACGCCGAAAAGCGCGCGGTCCGCTGCGGCGAGAGCGAGATCGTCCCGCGCATCAGCGACCTGCACGCGCTCTTCGCCTCCACCAACGGCAAGCTCGAACTCGAATACGGTCTGGACTCCGCCAAGGAGGCCGCGGTCGTCGATCGTCTGCTGTCGGTGGCGGTCAAGACGGTCTTCGATTCGCGCCTGAGCGTGGCGCAGCTCCAGCCCGTGCTCGAGTACATGGGGCAGGGTTGGGGCGTGGCCGTCTCCGACAGCATGCCGGCCGCCGACTACCTCGAAGGCCTCTCCTCGATTCCCGGCCTTCGCGAAGTCATCGAGCATCTCGGCCCCTTCGAGAGCCCGGGGCTGACCGCGGCGGCCATCGAGTTCGTGTTCGAGGGGCTGCATCTTCTCAAGAAGCTCAACCGAGAGCGCCAGGGAGGGCGCCTCTCCTACGCGGCCTAG
- a CDS encoding N-acetylmuramoyl-L-alanine amidase yields the protein MRRRFLPALPAFARGSVLLLSLTAVTSEAALVRSVAVDRTAAGTAVVVVCDGEVAYRAGAADGGYLLELQDSELDARTPRLVPVADSLVDGVSIIAVPERRLVRIRIHHPDHVDASVEPGSRAGQLLVRLTRTMPGAPRPSIEPAPARRKPHEAVPAGLSARPLIVIDPGHGGKDPGARVWAGEYEKDIVLAIANMVAERLRKRLDVDVVMTRTTDVFVPLKERRAMVRKWNADLFVSIHANASGNAGASGVETYYARAGRSAPKAERGGAGVRSARAGRNAASPRLARSIQEELVRHLGMRYKAVRDLGVKEGRFYVLTDNDVPSVLVEAAFLTHREEGLRIRSESYRDMAAEGIVGGIANFLSTSVASPL from the coding sequence GTGCGGCGGCGTTTCCTTCCCGCGCTCCCGGCCTTCGCGCGTGGGAGCGTTCTTCTTCTCTCTCTGACGGCGGTTACCAGCGAGGCGGCGCTCGTGCGCTCGGTCGCGGTCGATCGCACGGCCGCGGGCACCGCCGTCGTCGTCGTGTGCGACGGCGAGGTCGCCTATCGCGCCGGCGCCGCCGACGGCGGCTACCTGCTCGAGCTGCAGGATTCCGAGCTCGATGCGCGAACGCCGCGGCTGGTGCCGGTGGCCGACTCGCTGGTCGACGGTGTTTCCATCATCGCGGTGCCGGAGCGGCGCCTCGTTCGCATCCGCATCCATCATCCCGACCATGTCGATGCGTCCGTCGAGCCGGGCTCGCGCGCCGGACAGCTGCTCGTGCGTCTGACGCGCACGATGCCCGGAGCGCCCCGGCCGTCGATCGAGCCGGCGCCGGCTCGGCGCAAGCCGCACGAGGCCGTTCCCGCCGGCCTGTCGGCGCGCCCGCTCATCGTCATCGATCCCGGGCATGGCGGGAAGGACCCGGGAGCCAGGGTATGGGCGGGCGAGTACGAGAAGGACATCGTGCTGGCCATCGCCAACATGGTGGCCGAGCGGCTGCGCAAGCGCCTGGACGTCGACGTCGTCATGACGCGCACGACCGATGTCTTCGTTCCGCTGAAGGAGCGGCGCGCGATGGTACGCAAGTGGAATGCCGATCTGTTCGTGTCGATCCACGCCAACGCCAGCGGCAATGCGGGCGCGAGCGGGGTGGAGACGTACTACGCGCGCGCGGGCCGGTCCGCGCCGAAGGCGGAGCGGGGTGGAGCAGGGGTGCGATCTGCGCGCGCGGGCAGGAATGCGGCCAGTCCCCGGCTGGCCCGCAGCATTCAAGAGGAATTGGTGCGACATCTGGGGATGCGCTACAAGGCCGTGCGCGACCTCGGCGTCAAGGAAGGACGCTTCTACGTTCTGACGGACAATGACGTCCCGAGCGTGCTCGTCGAGGCGGCGTTTCTGACGCATCGTGAAGAAGGTCTGCGCATCCGTTCCGAAAGCTATCGCGACATGGCCGCCGAAGGCATCGTCGGCGGCATCGCCAACTTCCTGTCCACCAGCGTCGCCTCGCCGCTGTGA
- the xerD gene encoding site-specific tyrosine recombinase XerD, with amino-acid sequence MADSPLNAAADEYMDHLASEKGLARNSLDAYANDLRRFLAAMTKAGRTQADQVERDDLVMFLESLAEEGLAPSSRARCLSAVRGLFKFLVREGRLAVSPVRDLRPGRRSRPMPKYLSLEQILELLAAAAGNDALALRDRAMLELVYGCGLRVSELVGLTAAALHLSDGYLTVIGKGSKQRAVPIGSAALAALEEYLERGRPELDPLGRSHALFLGRGGRKLTRQGFWKRLTTLAARAGVERVSPHVLRHSFATHMLEGGADLRSVQLLLGHADITTTQIYTHVATARLQEVHKEHHPRSRMKLR; translated from the coding sequence ATGGCCGACTCGCCGCTGAACGCCGCAGCCGACGAGTACATGGATCATCTGGCGTCCGAGAAGGGACTGGCGCGCAACTCGCTCGACGCCTACGCCAACGACCTCAGGCGGTTCCTCGCCGCCATGACGAAGGCGGGGCGCACGCAGGCCGATCAGGTCGAGCGCGACGATCTGGTGATGTTTCTCGAATCGCTGGCCGAAGAAGGCCTGGCGCCGTCCTCACGCGCACGATGCCTGTCGGCCGTGCGCGGCCTGTTCAAGTTCCTGGTTCGCGAAGGCAGGCTCGCGGTCAGCCCGGTGCGCGACCTGCGGCCGGGCCGGCGCAGCCGTCCGATGCCGAAGTATCTTTCGCTCGAGCAGATCCTCGAGCTGCTCGCAGCGGCGGCCGGCAACGACGCGCTGGCTCTGCGCGACCGTGCCATGCTCGAGCTCGTCTACGGCTGCGGCCTGCGCGTCTCGGAGCTGGTGGGATTGACGGCCGCGGCGCTGCATCTGAGCGACGGCTATCTGACGGTCATCGGCAAGGGCTCGAAGCAGCGGGCGGTGCCGATCGGATCGGCCGCACTCGCCGCGCTCGAGGAGTATCTGGAGCGCGGGCGCCCCGAGCTCGATCCGCTCGGACGCTCGCACGCGCTGTTTTTGGGGCGCGGCGGAAGGAAGCTGACGCGTCAGGGCTTCTGGAAGCGGCTGACCACGCTCGCCGCGCGCGCCGGCGTGGAGCGGGTCTCGCCGCACGTGCTGCGACATTCCTTCGCCACGCACATGCTCGAAGGCGGGGCCGATCTGCGCTCGGTGCAGCTCCTGCTCGGACACGCCGACATCACCACGACGCAGATCTACACCCACGTCGCCACGGCACGGCTGCAGGAAGTGCACAAGGAGCATCATCCGCGCTCGCGGATGAAGCTGCGTTAG